One genomic region from Vibrio cyclitrophicus encodes:
- the htpG gene encoding molecular chaperone HtpG, which yields MSETATQNKETRGFQSEVKQLLHLMIHSLYSNKEIFLRELISNASDAADKLRFQALSNGDLYQGDADLGVKLSFNAEANTLTISDNGIGMSRDNVIEHLGTIAKSGTADFFSKLSEDQSKDSQLIGQFGVGFYSAFIVADAVTVRTRAAGLASNEAVQWHSAGEGDYTIEDITKESRGTDIILHMREDGKEFLNEWRLREVIGKYSDHIGIPVSILTAVKDDEGKDTEEEHWEQINKAQALWTRNKSDIEKEEYQEFYKHVSHDFADPLTWSHNKVEGKNDYTSLLYIPAKAPWDMMNRDHKSGLKLYVQRVFIMDDAEQFMPSYMRFVRGLIDSNDLPLNVSREILQDNKVTQSLRGACTKRVLTMLERMAKNDNDKYLEFWKEFGLVMKEGPAEDMANKEKIAGLLRFSSTEVDSAEQTISLASYVERMKEGQDKIYYLTADSYAAAKNSPHLEQFKAKGIEVVLMYDRIDEYVMNYLTDFDGKQFQSITKAGLDLSKFEGEEEKEKQKETEEEFKSVVERTQAYLGNRVKEVRTTFKLATTPAVVVTDDFEMGTQMAKLLEAAGQAAPEVKYIFEINPEHALVKQMADEADEQAFGRWVELLLGQAMLAEKGSMEDPSQFLGAINELLTKR from the coding sequence ATGAGCGAAACGGCAACGCAAAATAAAGAGACTCGTGGCTTTCAATCTGAAGTAAAACAGCTACTTCATCTGATGATTCACTCACTGTATTCAAACAAAGAAATTTTCCTACGAGAGTTGATTTCTAACGCATCTGACGCGGCTGACAAGCTTCGTTTTCAAGCGCTATCGAATGGTGACCTCTACCAAGGTGACGCGGATCTAGGTGTTAAACTGTCGTTTAATGCGGAAGCAAATACTTTAACGATTTCTGACAACGGTATCGGCATGAGCCGCGACAACGTTATTGAGCATTTAGGTACGATCGCGAAGTCAGGCACTGCAGACTTTTTCTCAAAGTTGTCTGAAGATCAGAGCAAAGACTCTCAGCTGATCGGTCAATTTGGTGTTGGTTTTTATTCTGCATTTATCGTGGCAGACGCAGTAACTGTTCGCACTCGTGCAGCGGGCCTAGCGAGCAATGAAGCCGTTCAATGGCACTCTGCAGGTGAAGGTGATTACACCATTGAAGACATCACTAAAGAGTCTCGCGGTACCGACATCATTCTTCATATGCGTGAAGACGGCAAAGAGTTCTTAAATGAATGGCGTTTGCGTGAAGTGATCGGTAAATACTCTGACCACATCGGTATCCCGGTTTCTATCTTAACAGCCGTTAAAGATGACGAAGGTAAAGATACCGAGGAGGAGCATTGGGAACAGATCAATAAAGCGCAAGCACTTTGGACCCGCAACAAATCTGATATCGAGAAAGAAGAATACCAAGAGTTCTACAAACATGTATCTCACGACTTTGCTGATCCATTAACATGGAGCCACAACAAAGTTGAAGGTAAGAACGACTACACAAGCTTGCTTTACATCCCAGCGAAAGCTCCTTGGGATATGATGAACCGTGACCATAAGAGTGGCTTGAAACTCTACGTGCAGCGTGTATTCATTATGGATGATGCTGAACAATTCATGCCATCTTACATGCGTTTCGTTCGTGGTTTAATTGACTCAAATGATCTGCCTCTCAACGTGTCTCGTGAAATTCTCCAAGACAACAAGGTAACTCAATCTCTACGTGGTGCATGTACTAAACGTGTTCTAACGATGCTTGAGCGTATGGCAAAGAATGATAACGATAAGTACCTAGAGTTTTGGAAAGAGTTTGGCCTAGTGATGAAAGAAGGCCCAGCGGAAGACATGGCTAACAAAGAGAAGATCGCTGGTCTACTTCGTTTCTCATCTACGGAAGTAGACTCTGCAGAGCAAACCATCAGCCTTGCTTCTTATGTTGAGCGCATGAAAGAAGGCCAAGACAAGATTTACTATCTAACTGCTGATAGCTACGCAGCCGCTAAGAACAGCCCTCACTTAGAGCAGTTTAAAGCCAAAGGCATTGAAGTGGTTCTAATGTACGATCGCATTGACGAGTACGTGATGAACTACCTAACGGACTTCGACGGTAAGCAGTTCCAGTCAATCACTAAAGCTGGCTTAGATCTAAGCAAGTTTGAAGGTGAAGAAGAGAAAGAGAAGCAAAAAGAGACAGAAGAAGAGTTCAAATCTGTTGTCGAACGCACTCAAGCTTACCTTGGAAATCGTGTTAAAGAAGTTCGTACTACTTTCAAGCTAGCAACAACGCCAGCAGTCGTTGTCACTGACGACTTCGAAATGGGTACGCAAATGGCTAAACTTCTTGAAGCTGCTGGCCAAGCGGCACCTGAAGTTAAGTACATTTTTGAGATTAACCCTGAGCATGCTCTGGTTAAACAAATGGCAGATGAAGCGGACGAGCAAGCGTTCGGTCGTTGGGTTGAGTTACTCCTTGGCCAGGCTATGCTAGCTGAAAAAGGCTCAATGGAAGATCCGTCACAATTCTTGGGTGCAATCAACGAGCTACTAACAAAGCGTTAG
- the hemH gene encoding ferrochelatase: protein MENNKKQGVLLVNLGTPDSATPAGVRRFLSEFLHDKRVVNLTRWLWCPILHGVILPIRAPKVAKLYQSVWMDDGSPLLVYSQRQAEKLQKKLQMPVALGMTYGNPSLKTGVEQLMEKGVEDIIVLPLYPQYSGTTTAAVSDGLTKAFKQMSVIPSYRFIRDYYAHPSYAKALAESVRSHWDKNGRADHLVCSFHGIPKRLADEGDIYPQHCEATTKLLAAELELSEDDITMTYQSRFGREEWLKPYTDETLESLPSKGIKKIDIMAPAFSVDCLETLEEISDQCKETFIEAGGSDFSYIMCLNDRDSHIDMMAELVAIHR from the coding sequence ATGGAAAATAATAAAAAGCAGGGCGTTTTACTGGTGAACTTAGGGACTCCAGATTCGGCAACCCCGGCTGGCGTTCGTCGATTTTTGAGTGAATTCTTACATGACAAGCGAGTGGTAAACCTAACTCGTTGGCTCTGGTGTCCAATCCTGCATGGTGTAATCTTACCGATTCGAGCTCCGAAAGTGGCTAAATTGTATCAGTCTGTGTGGATGGACGATGGATCACCGCTGCTTGTGTACTCACAAAGACAAGCTGAGAAACTGCAGAAGAAATTGCAAATGCCTGTTGCGTTGGGTATGACCTATGGCAACCCAAGTCTTAAGACGGGTGTCGAACAGCTGATGGAGAAGGGCGTCGAAGACATCATCGTACTACCTCTGTACCCTCAGTACTCTGGAACAACGACAGCGGCTGTTTCTGATGGTTTAACTAAAGCCTTTAAACAGATGTCTGTGATTCCAAGCTACCGCTTTATTCGTGACTACTACGCGCATCCAAGTTACGCAAAAGCACTGGCTGAAAGCGTTCGTAGCCATTGGGATAAAAATGGCAGAGCCGATCATTTAGTGTGTTCTTTCCATGGTATCCCTAAGCGATTGGCAGATGAGGGTGATATTTACCCGCAGCATTGCGAAGCGACGACAAAATTACTGGCTGCAGAGTTAGAGTTGTCAGAGGACGATATTACCATGACGTACCAGTCTCGGTTTGGTCGAGAAGAGTGGTTGAAGCCTTACACTGACGAGACGCTGGAATCACTGCCGAGCAAGGGCATCAAAAAGATCGATATCATGGCACCTGCATTCTCAGTTGACTGTCTGGAAACGTTGGAAGAGATTTCGGACCAGTGCAAAGAGACCTTCATTGAAGCTGGTGGTTCAGACTTTAGCTATATTATGTGTCTCAACGACAGGGACTCGCATATTGATATGATGGCAGAGCTAGTGGCGATTCATCGCTAA
- the adk gene encoding adenylate kinase, translating to MRIILLGAPGAGKGTQANFIMNKFGIPQISTGDMLRAAIKAGTELGKQAKSVIDAGQLVSDEIILGLIKERIAQDDCEKGFLLDGFPRTIPQADGLKEMGIAVDYVVEFDVADDVIVERMAGRRAHLPSGRTYHNVYNPPKEEGKDDITGEELVVRDDDKEETVRARLGVYHDQTAPLISYYGKEAEAGNTKYLKFDGTKQVAEVSAELEKALA from the coding sequence ATGCGCATCATTCTTCTAGGTGCTCCTGGCGCGGGTAAAGGCACTCAAGCTAACTTCATCATGAACAAATTTGGTATCCCTCAAATTTCAACTGGTGACATGCTACGTGCTGCTATCAAAGCGGGTACTGAGCTTGGTAAGCAAGCAAAATCAGTAATCGACGCTGGTCAGCTAGTTTCTGATGAAATTATCCTTGGTCTTATCAAAGAGCGTATTGCTCAAGATGACTGCGAGAAAGGTTTCCTACTAGACGGTTTCCCACGCACAATCCCACAAGCTGATGGCCTTAAAGAAATGGGCATCGCTGTAGATTACGTTGTTGAATTTGACGTAGCTGATGATGTGATTGTTGAACGTATGGCTGGTCGTCGTGCTCACCTTCCTTCTGGTCGTACATACCACAATGTGTACAACCCACCTAAAGAAGAAGGCAAAGATGACATCACTGGCGAAGAACTAGTTGTACGTGATGACGACAAAGAAGAAACAGTTCGTGCTCGTCTAGGTGTGTACCACGATCAAACAGCTCCGCTTATTTCTTACTACGGTAAAGAAGCGGAAGCAGGCAACACTAAGTACCTTAAATTTGACGGTACTAAGCAAGTCGCTGAAGTTAGTGCAGAACTTGAGAAAGCACTAGCATAA